In Nymphalis io chromosome 11, ilAglIoxx1.1, whole genome shotgun sequence, one genomic interval encodes:
- the LOC126771677 gene encoding uncharacterized protein LOC126771677, producing the protein MDKIDPERLISLVHGRPGLWDKSLESHKDFVLRSNAWKDICRTLNPDFNDMPRKERNAYVKTVMKKWTNMRDAWKKTVSEDKRKFKPYVHHEQMKFLLKNYNKGDITDTEQCKEVIEEYSDDASESVASSSNRPAKRLKTHEQEERDAAFVHYMNVKSAHAEDPHISFFRSLLPSLQKLDEDETLDFQMGVIKLLQEIRRRARVPYHEPYLHYGLPSSSYEMVEIKKDVD; encoded by the exons ATGGACAAAATCGACCCTGAGCGACTCATCAGCTTGGTGCACGGCCGGCCGGGCCTGTGGGACAAGAGTCTGGAGAGTCACAAGGACTTTGTTTTGAGATCAAACGCGTGGAAAGATATTTGTAGGACTTTGAATCCAGACTTTAATGATATGCCTCGTAAGGAAAGAAATGCTTATG tgaaAACAGTTATGAAGAAATGGACGAACATGCGAGACGCCTGGAAAAAGACAGTCTCCGAAGATAAACGGAAGTTTAAGCCTTACGTTCATCACGAACAAATGAAGTTTCTTCTGAAGAACTATAATAAAGGTGACATCACAGACACAGAGCAGTGCAAGGAAGTAATAGAAGAGTATAGCGATGATGCTTCGGAAAGCGTCGCCAGCAGCAGCAACAGACCAGCCAAGAGACTAAAAACACACGAGCAAGAGGAACGAGACGCCGCCTTCGTCCATTACATGAACGTAAAGTCAGCCCACGCTGAAGATCCTCACATCTCATTCTTTAGAAGTCTTTTACCGAGCTTACAAAAACTGGACGAAGATGAAACATTAGACTTTCAAATGGGTGTCATCAAACTACTACAGGAGATAAGGAGGAGAGCAAGGGTCCCATACCACGAGCCCTACCTACACTACGGCTTGCCGTCGTCCAGCTACGAAAtggttgaaattaaaaaagatgttGACTAG